A single genomic interval of Stieleria maiorica harbors:
- a CDS encoding right-handed parallel beta-helix repeat-containing protein encodes MTTTACATNYYVRKTGNDSNPGTDRNQAFRTLAKATSIAGQGDVLFVGAGTYDENVVIKGSGSNAAGWMVLYADRTGVYTGDKGDVVVRPAAKTWTIRVFNTGNILFFGFAFEGNPAIDDRNYGCLVTNTAGNAYYLNCNFHRLTYALRDLGTHRLFASGCSFRRVRYGIYTSGIQSTNVINCQFAATQYGCIGYDGNGVSVTRCRFTDRVDPNDPATSTRGVYAARAALSVSRCDFSRSTVGVYGTALKQAAITRCNFLETTSHAVRCDGESLSMSRCTVKDGHYGVTLGDTTGKSATLSDLVVESMRVGITAHQGDYDFRKVTLLGNKYALYQRSGNKRLTLAKKDRVDFIDNDVAIYTNHAKGEDADLIVSDRDLSGNARGLVSYRTRVSVDNCVFGGASMGAYLSDSKSVRISDSTFDGNPADPKSCTYGLYARSDQIDVQRCNFTNSRYGITIHNTSDNPPLLRDLISENHTAAALYLRNGTWTYTAADNNTFRGAPRGVMANAVTWSIRDVTTSETCQYPIIDYYGECSIVDSTAKGKTTGFYAYRSKMVDISNLVVTGCASYGIRINDCTNVRIGKSSSRGNGHGAYIYSNQNAIPGLRDCDFSGNAGYGLLMTGTTITPASAGNLQLNHNRYGIRVNNRPLTLTPAMNVQVTGNQYGVLCQRDELTLSGIDLVGNDIGAYCSRGSLSIDLCNVAATKYGVLGYLDGECEITKSKFNDAAYGVYLRSVGTNDSPIRIGQSSVTGATRCGVYVRGDPANRSTVQIRDCSIRNGRQGLVFRDAEVISDNVHFADLSSTGVYQASGSGTIHRCTFTRLTGSWGILARGDRCDIAQSSILAGRYGIALQSMQGSVTNCVIAGTDYGIHLRGTDATYSIVQTTVAAAKFFGLIRYSGDTTVRNSIFDAASYGLYNANPDGVFDHQYNLVHASRRPYTNSGPGIGEVNDPPLFVDPGGGDFHLAMGSPAINSGADLSGLVSIDLDGNPRPSFQGYEMGAYEFMEPSGSIRVLKWDEVAH; translated from the coding sequence TTGACCACAACGGCTTGCGCGACCAACTACTACGTGCGCAAAACCGGCAACGATAGCAACCCCGGAACGGATCGCAACCAAGCCTTTCGCACTCTCGCCAAGGCAACCTCAATTGCGGGACAGGGGGACGTCCTGTTCGTCGGCGCGGGAACCTATGACGAAAACGTCGTGATCAAGGGCAGCGGTTCAAACGCAGCGGGTTGGATGGTGTTGTACGCGGATCGAACCGGGGTCTACACGGGAGATAAAGGCGACGTCGTCGTCCGGCCTGCGGCGAAGACCTGGACGATCCGCGTGTTCAACACCGGGAACATCTTGTTCTTCGGTTTCGCATTCGAAGGCAACCCCGCGATCGATGACCGTAATTATGGCTGTCTGGTCACCAACACCGCGGGCAACGCCTACTACTTGAATTGCAACTTTCATCGATTGACATATGCCCTCCGCGATTTGGGGACGCACCGGCTGTTCGCCAGCGGATGCAGCTTTCGGCGAGTGAGATACGGCATTTACACTTCGGGGATCCAATCGACCAATGTGATCAATTGTCAGTTCGCCGCGACGCAATACGGATGCATCGGGTATGACGGAAATGGTGTTTCGGTCACGCGTTGTCGTTTCACCGACCGCGTCGATCCGAACGACCCGGCCACAAGCACACGAGGGGTCTACGCGGCCCGCGCGGCGTTGTCGGTTTCGCGTTGTGATTTCAGTCGCAGCACGGTCGGTGTCTATGGCACGGCGCTAAAGCAGGCCGCGATCACCCGATGCAATTTCCTGGAAACCACATCGCATGCCGTCCGCTGTGACGGCGAATCGCTCTCGATGAGTCGTTGCACAGTCAAAGACGGGCATTACGGCGTGACACTCGGTGATACGACGGGCAAGTCGGCGACCCTTTCTGATTTGGTCGTCGAATCCATGCGAGTCGGAATCACCGCGCACCAGGGTGATTACGATTTCCGCAAGGTCACGTTGCTTGGGAACAAGTACGCCTTGTACCAGCGTTCGGGGAATAAGCGGCTGACGCTCGCGAAGAAGGACCGCGTGGATTTTATCGACAATGACGTCGCCATCTACACCAATCATGCCAAGGGCGAGGACGCTGATTTGATCGTGTCCGATCGAGATTTGAGCGGCAACGCGCGCGGATTGGTCAGCTATCGAACCCGTGTATCGGTCGACAACTGTGTCTTCGGCGGCGCTTCGATGGGGGCGTACCTGTCGGACAGCAAATCGGTCCGGATTTCTGACAGCACTTTCGACGGAAACCCAGCCGATCCCAAGTCGTGCACGTACGGACTGTACGCCCGCTCCGACCAGATTGATGTCCAGCGATGCAATTTCACCAATTCCAGGTATGGAATCACGATCCACAATACGTCGGACAATCCTCCGTTGTTAAGAGATCTGATTTCGGAGAACCACACGGCGGCGGCGTTGTACTTGCGCAACGGGACTTGGACCTACACGGCTGCCGACAACAACACGTTTCGTGGTGCGCCACGCGGTGTGATGGCAAACGCTGTGACATGGTCGATCCGAGACGTCACCACCAGCGAGACCTGCCAATACCCGATCATCGACTACTACGGCGAATGTTCGATTGTCGACTCGACGGCCAAGGGCAAGACAACGGGTTTTTATGCCTATCGTTCCAAGATGGTCGACATCAGCAATCTGGTCGTCACCGGATGCGCGTCTTATGGAATCAGGATCAACGATTGCACGAACGTGCGGATTGGCAAGAGTTCTTCACGCGGTAACGGTCACGGGGCGTACATTTACAGCAACCAGAACGCGATCCCGGGATTGCGTGATTGCGATTTCTCGGGCAACGCCGGATACGGATTGCTGATGACGGGGACAACGATCACACCTGCGTCGGCCGGCAACCTTCAGCTCAATCACAACCGCTACGGCATTCGCGTCAACAATCGACCATTGACATTGACCCCTGCGATGAACGTCCAGGTGACCGGAAACCAATACGGCGTGCTGTGCCAACGGGACGAATTGACGCTGTCGGGGATCGACTTGGTCGGCAACGACATCGGCGCGTATTGCAGTCGCGGGAGTTTGTCGATCGACCTGTGTAACGTGGCAGCCACCAAATATGGCGTGCTGGGTTACCTGGACGGCGAATGTGAGATCACGAAATCCAAATTCAACGACGCTGCCTACGGGGTCTACCTGCGCAGCGTCGGCACAAACGATTCGCCGATTCGGATCGGCCAGTCAAGCGTGACGGGGGCGACCCGGTGTGGCGTTTACGTCCGCGGCGACCCGGCCAATCGATCCACCGTCCAAATACGTGATTGCAGCATTCGCAACGGTCGGCAAGGACTGGTATTCCGTGATGCGGAAGTGATTTCCGACAACGTGCATTTCGCCGACCTGTCCAGCACGGGCGTTTACCAAGCCAGCGGATCGGGAACGATCCATCGATGCACATTCACTCGGCTGACCGGAAGCTGGGGGATCCTCGCCAGGGGTGACCGCTGTGACATCGCCCAATCGTCGATTCTGGCTGGTCGCTACGGGATAGCGCTTCAATCGATGCAAGGCTCAGTCACCAATTGCGTGATCGCCGGAACCGATTATGGCATTCACCTGCGTGGTACCGACGCAACGTATTCGATCGTGCAGACGACCGTCGCAGCGGCAAAGTTCTTTGGTTTGATCCGCTATTCTGGCGACACGACGGTCAGGAACTCCATTTTTGACGCCGCGTCCTATGGACTTTATAACGCGAACCCAGATGGCGTGTTCGACCATCAGTACAACCTGGTTCATGCGTCGCGTCGGCCGTACACCAATAGCGGCCCTGGCATCGGTGAAGTCAACGACCCGCCGCTGTTTGTCGATCCTGGCGGGGGCGATTTCCACTTGGCGATGGGATCCCCTGCGATCAATTCAGGCGCGGACCTGTCGGGCCTGGTGTCGATCGACCTGGACGGAAACCCCCGCCCCAGTTTTCAAGGTTATGAGATGGGGGCGTATGAGTTCATGGAGCCCAGCGGGTCGATTCGCGTCTTGAAGTGGGACGAAGTCGCTCACTAA
- a CDS encoding response regulator translates to MNSEAKKILVYIAHPTVLEVTVFRLELLGMRTTGVSSSDEMSEALTAGLPDAVLVDLDLEMGEGIRWVEKIASDECTSHIPIMCISSRGDLVEVENAYKAGAKSFVISPYDPVVLETKLVALLNHDSEPVGSHREP, encoded by the coding sequence ATGAATTCCGAAGCCAAGAAGATCCTGGTCTACATCGCTCATCCGACCGTGTTGGAAGTGACGGTGTTTCGTCTCGAGTTGCTCGGGATGCGGACCACGGGCGTAAGCAGCAGCGACGAGATGTCCGAGGCTCTGACCGCCGGTTTGCCGGATGCCGTGCTGGTCGACCTGGACCTTGAAATGGGCGAAGGGATTCGTTGGGTCGAAAAGATCGCCTCGGACGAGTGCACCAGTCATATTCCGATCATGTGTATCTCCAGCCGCGGAGATTTGGTCGAAGTCGAAAACGCATACAAAGCCGGCGCAAAAAGCTTTGTGATTTCGCCCTACGACCCGGTCGTCCTGGAAACCAAACTCGTTGCATTATTGAATCATGACTCCGAGCCCGTCGGCTCTCACCGAGAACCTTAG